TGTATTTTTAACCTCCATGGTTTTCATGTATATCCCTGGAATCAAACATGGATTGGACACCAAAGTAGTGAATATGTTAACTATAGGTGAAGTCATAAGATGGGTGCTATCGACTCCGGTTCAGTTCATAATAGGGAGACGGTTTTACACCGGTTCTTATAAAGCATTACGCCATGGGTCTGCAAATATGGATGTTTTAATCGCATTGGGGACTAATGCAGCTTACTTTTATTCTGTATACACTGTGATAAGAGCTGCTTCTTCTCCAGATTTTGAAGGTActgatttttttgaaacaagTGCAATGCTTATCTCATTCATTTTACTTGGTAAGTATCTTGAGGTTCTAGCTAAAGGAAAAACATCAGAAGCCATTGCTAAGCTTATGAATCTTGCACCTGAGACGGCAATATTGTTGAGTTTAGATGAAGAAGGGAATGTGATAAGTGAAGAAGAAATCGATAGTCGATTGATACAAAAGAATGATATTATCAAAATCATACCTGGTGCAAAAGTAGCTTCAGATGGTTTTGTTTTGTGGGGACAAAGTCATATAAACGAAAGCATGATAACCGGAGAAGCACGACCGGTGGCAAAAAGGAAAGGCGATACGGTTATCGGAGGTACGGTTAATGAGAATGGAGTATTGCATATTAAAGCAACAAAGGTTGGTTCAGAAAGTGCACTTGCACAGATTGTTCGTCTTGTTGAATCTGCTCAAATGGCCAAAGCTCCTGTACAGAAGTTTGCTGATCGTATTTCCAAATATTTCGTGCCTCTGGTAAGTAAAGAGAGTCTTTTTAGGATTGTTTCCATAAAGTTGGTTTTAAGCTATTTGTTCTTGTTGTTGTCTTCAACAGGTGATCATGCTTTCGTTTTCAACGTGGCTTGCATGGTTTTTAGCTGGAAAGCTCCATGGTTACCCTGAATCATGGATACCATCTTCAATGGATAGTTTCGAGCTGGCACTTCAGTTTGGAATCTCAGTGATGGTCATAGCTTGTCCATGTGCCTTGGGGCTTGCAACCCCTACTGCTGTTATGGTCGGTACCGGTGTCGGTGCATCTCTAGGTGTATTAATCAAAGGTGGTCAAGCATTGGAAGGTGCACATAAGGTAAATTGCATTGTATTCGACAAGACAGGAACTCTCACGGTCGGAAAGCCGGTCGTTGTTAACACAAGACTGTTGAAAAACATGGTGTTACATGAATTTTTCGAGCTTGTTGCCGCAACTGAGGTAAACAGTGAGCATCCCTTAGCCAAAGCCATTATCGAGTACGCCAAGAAGTTCAGAGAAGATGAAGAGAACCCTGCATGGCCAGAAGCACGTGACTTCGTCTCTATAACAGGACATGGAGTGAAAGCCATTGTTAGGAACAAGGAAGTAATTGTGGGAAACAAGAGCTTAATGTTGGAAAACAACATTGTTATTCCAGTTGATGCTCAAGACATGTTAACCGAAACCGAATCGATGGCTCAAACCGGCATTTTAGTATCGATAGACGGTGAAGTAACGGGAGTTCTCGCCATATCCGATCCAGTGAAACCAGGTGCACAAGAAGTTATTTCAATTCTCAAGTCAATGAATGTAAGAAGCATCATGGTGACTGGTGATAACTGGGGAACTGCAAGTTCCATTGCTAGTCAAATTGGCATTGAAACTGTGGTTGCAGAAGCTAAACCTGAACAAAAAGCAGAGAAAGTAAAAGAGTTACAAGCGGAAGGTTATGCTGTGGCAATGGTAGGGGATGGCATCAATGATTCGCCGGCACTTGTAGCCGCCGATGTCGGTATGGCAATCGGTGCAGGAACAGATATTGCAATAGAGGCAGCTGATATAGTTCTGATGAAGAGTAACTTAGAGGATGTGATCACAGCCATACACCTTTCCAGGAAAACATTTTCTCGTATTCGCCTTAACTATATTTGGGCATTGGGGTATAATATACTTGGGATTCCAATAGCTGCAGGGGCTCTATTTCCATCAACTGGATTTCGTTTACCTCCATGGATTGCTGGAGCTGCCATGGCTGCTT
The Gossypium raimondii isolate GPD5lz chromosome 8, ASM2569854v1, whole genome shotgun sequence DNA segment above includes these coding regions:
- the LOC105792204 gene encoding probable copper-transporting ATPase HMA5; translation: MGTKLLALACIRKESYGDLSPRPHYPSMPKYPKGVTAQETSLQGSEAKAMFSVMGMTCSACAGSVEKAIKRLPGIKEAVVDVLNNKAQVMFYPSFVNEESIREAIEDAGFQAALIQDETDDKSVQVCRIRINGMTCTSCSSTLENALQAVPGVQKVQVALATEEAQIHHDPKIITYNQFMEKIEEAGFGAVLVSTGEDMSKINLRIDGVRTVNSMRMLENSLQSLPGVQAVQTSPERKTIAVSYKPDMTGPRNFIKVIDSTGSSRRFKATIDPEGEGAGRESRRKEEIKQYFRSFLWSLIFTTPVFLTSMVFMYIPGIKHGLDTKVVNMLTIGEVIRWVLSTPVQFIIGRRFYTGSYKALRHGSANMDVLIALGTNAAYFYSVYTVIRAASSPDFEGTDFFETSAMLISFILLGKYLEVLAKGKTSEAIAKLMNLAPETAILLSLDEEGNVISEEEIDSRLIQKNDIIKIIPGAKVASDGFVLWGQSHINESMITGEARPVAKRKGDTVIGGTVNENGVLHIKATKVGSESALAQIVRLVESAQMAKAPVQKFADRISKYFVPLVIMLSFSTWLAWFLAGKLHGYPESWIPSSMDSFELALQFGISVMVIACPCALGLATPTAVMVGTGVGASLGVLIKGGQALEGAHKVNCIVFDKTGTLTVGKPVVVNTRLLKNMVLHEFFELVAATEVNSEHPLAKAIIEYAKKFREDEENPAWPEARDFVSITGHGVKAIVRNKEVIVGNKSLMLENNIVIPVDAQDMLTETESMAQTGILVSIDGEVTGVLAISDPVKPGAQEVISILKSMNVRSIMVTGDNWGTASSIASQIGIETVVAEAKPEQKAEKVKELQAEGYAVAMVGDGINDSPALVAADVGMAIGAGTDIAIEAADIVLMKSNLEDVITAIHLSRKTFSRIRLNYIWALGYNILGIPIAAGALFPSTGFRLPPWIAGAAMAASSVSVVCCSLLLKNYERPKKLENLEIGGIQIE